In Fimbriimonadaceae bacterium, the genomic window GTCGTGAAGGAGGGCGGCAACGATGGTATCGTCGTCCATTCCCAGCTCGGCGATGATCTGGGCAACGGCAAGCGGGTGCGTAATGTATGGATCGCCACTATCGCGGGTTTGCCCTGCGTGGGCCTGCTCAGCAAGATAGTAGGCAAAGCGGATCCGCCGGATGTTGGCATTGGCATCCTGCTCGCGCACGGTTTCCAGGAGCCCGTGGAGGGCATCCGGCTCTTCCCAAGTGTGCGGAATCTCAAAAGCTGCCGACATCGTCATTAGCGCGACGCTAGCCATCGCCGTTGACGGTAGCTTCGCCTCAAGTATATCAATGCGCTAGTTTCTCGACGAGAGAAGCTGGCGAACCATCTCTGCCTGTTCAGGCGTATCGACGGCCAGCTCGGTTCCCGGCGCGGGGCTCATTTTGATGCGAATCCCTGCTTGCATGAACCGCAACTGTTCCAGGCTCTCGGCCGTTTCGAGGGGACTCGGTGGCAGCTCGGAAAACCGTCTCAGCGCGTCACCGGTGTATGCGTATAGCCCGATGTGCTTCAGAAGCGGTTCCACGCGTGGGTTTCGAGGGAAAGGAATCGCCCAGCGGCTAAAGTACATCGCGTACTCATTGGCATCGAGAACCACTTTCACCACGTTGGGATTGTCCTCGTCCTGAGGGTCGGCCGGGCAATAGACGCTGGCCATCTGAATGGCGCTGTCGGTAAGCATCGGCTTCGCGCAGGCAGCAATGCTTTCTGCCCGGATCAGCGGCTCATCCCCCTGTACGTTCACGTAAACATCGGCGGGAACTCGCCGAGCGACCTCGGCGATGCGGTCGGTGCCGGTTGGGTGGGCGATATCGGTCAGGATGCCGCGCGCGCCAAAGGCACTACAGGCGTCGACGATCTCCTGGTCTGGCGTGGCAACCACGACTTCTTCGGCAATGTTTGCCGCTTCGGCAGCTTCGTAAACCCACTGAACCATGGGCTTTCCGAGAAGGTCGCAAAGCGGCTTTCCGGGAAACCGCGTGCTACCCATCCGCGCCGGGATCACGATCAAACAGGTCATTGCGTGAGTGCTAACGCTAAAAGTATCCCCCAAAGAAAAAGCCCGGTATGGAGGCCGGGCTGCTTATGATTCCAGAGAGGAGCGCGTTCATCGCTGAACCCTGGATCTGGTCACAGGTCGCTAAAACCCGCGACCTCCCTGGTGCTTACTTGGGTGAATCATTATTTCGCACCACCTCCTTGCTTTGAAGATTACGGCAGGATCTGCCGTACCGTTAACGACGTTACCTGATCGGAAAAAGTTGCGTCCCGCCGAATGATGGGCAATTGGACCTACTGGCCAGTACCACTGCTCGCTTGGAGCCGCCGCAGCTCACGCTCAGCCGTCCTGACGTCCGCCTCCGCGTCGGTCGGACTCATCCGTAAGGGGTTCATGACGCGGATGTCTCCTACTGCGATCACCAAGCCGACCTGCTTTTTGGCATTCGGAGAAACGGAGATCATCGTCCGCTGATTGCCTGAATCCCAGAACGTGTACTGAACGTCGTTGCCGGGAACAAACTTCGACGACACTCCGGTCATCACTGCCTCGTGAGCCAGCATCGCTTCCCGAATCTCGTCACCATCGACATTCTCACGCTGCCACAAAGCGAGCACCACACGTCCGCCGGCACTAAGGGTCGCGAACGACTCCTTCGCCGTTGACCAACCCCGTGCTTTGAAGCCCGTGTTGAATCCTGGAGGCAGTTGTGCTGAGGCATAGCTGCCCGGTGGTGGCGCAAAAATTCGGAAGGCCTTTTCGACCGGATCGCCGACCGCAATCTGGTCATTGCCTCTCACGAGTCGGACCGGCGTCGGATCATCCAGTTCCGGCACGTCGACCTTCCGAATCGGCGCTGGAGGAGGCGTCTCAATGGTGCCGATGTCGGCGTCACCACACCCCATCGCAACGATTAGGACTGGACTAAGCCACAGACAAAACTTCATAACGCTGAGTTCCGGCTGGAGCTGCCACTTCGATAACGTCTCCGACTACCTTCCCGAGCAGGGCGCCCCCTAAAGGCGAGGTGATGGAAATGAGGTCCAAGGTCGGGTCGGCTTCAAACGATCCCACCAGGGTGATCTCCAATTCATCTTTCCATTCGAGGTCCTTAAGCTTCACTTTTGAGCCCAAGTGGGCCGTTTCTCCCGCGTGATCCGGACGCTCAACGATCTTTGCGACCAGAATCACCTTCTCCAAATCGGCAATACGGCCTTCGAGCCGAGATTGGTTCAGCTTGGCCTCATGGTAGGCAGCATTTTCCCGCAGGTCGCCATGGGACTTGGCCTCTCGGATAGCTTCCGCTACCTGGTGGCGAATCGGACCCTTGAGCTCATCGAGCTCCTTCTTCAGCTTTTCGAATCCAGCCGGAGTCAACAAAATCTCGTCCGCCATGAATCCCAAATTGTATCACGGGGGCGGTCGGGTAGAACGCGATTGTGCCGAGCGTCGGGGTCGTGGTGGTGAGCTACAACACACGCGAATACCTCCGCCGTTGTCTTGCATCGATTCCGACTGGCATTCCGACCGTCGTCGTCGACAATGCCTCCCGCGATGGTTCCGCCGATATGGTGGCTGCGGAATTCCCTGATGTGGATCTCGTGCGCAGTGACGTGAACCTTGGTTTTGGTGCCGCAAACAACCTCGGTACCGAGCGACTCAATACGGATCTCGTGCTCTTGCTCAATAGCGATGCGATCGTCACCGCCGAGGCCATCGCCAAAATGTCCGAGGCATTCTCCGAGACCGTCGTCGCGGTGGGCCCCATGCTTCGATTTCCGGATGGCCGCCCGCAAGCCAGCGCATGTCGGCGACTTACGTTGTGGGCCGTCTTTTGCGAACAGACATTCCTTGAACGGCTGTTCCATAGCTATTGGATCATCCCGGCCAAGGAACTTCCTGCCATTGTTACCGTGGATCAGGTTATGGGGGCGTGCATGATGCTCCGCCCCATCGAACCGTTCGACGAGCGGTTTTTCCTCTATTGCGAAGACACGGAACTCTGTCGCCGGCTCCAGCGGCATGGAGAGATCCTGTACCTGCCAAAGGTATCCGTCACCCATGCGCTCGGCGCCAGCAGCTCGTCCAGTCGATGGGAAGCGGTAGCGCGCTACAACCGCGGCAAGGAGCTTTACTTCGAGATTCATCATGGACGCGGAGCAGCAGCAGCCTGCTGGCTTCTCAATCGGCTTGGAGCGCTGATTCGCCTCTTGGTATGGCTGGTCGCCAACTCAGCGACGCTCTTCTCGCGTGCCGACTGGCGCGAAAAAATTGCCCTGTTTACTCGGGTTCTGTTTGCGCCACTGGCAGGTCCGCCCCTGCCGAAAGATAGCGGTCGATAACGGCATCCGGCGGTCCGTCCGCGATCAGCCGGCCGTGGTCGAGCCAAATGCACCGATTGGCGATGCGCCGCACCGAGTCCATGTTGTGGCTGACAAACAGAATGGTTCCATTCTCCCTGCGAAACTTCTCGATGCGGTCGTAGCACTTTTGCTCGAAGGCATAATCGCCCACGGCGAGGACCTCATCCACGATCAGCACCTCTGCATCGACATGGGTTGCCGTCGCAAAGCCAAGCCGAGCGAGCATGCCGCTGCTAAACGTGCGAACCGGTGTGTCGATCTGCTCCTCAAGCTCGGCAAAGTCCACAATCGCAGCCGTCCGGTCCAGCGCCTGCTGGCGCGTAAGGCCGAGGATGACGCCGTTAAACAAAATATTCTCCAGGCCGGTCAAGTCGGGGTGGAACCCAGCCCCGAGCTCAAGCAAAGGCGCGATCCGGCCCGATACAGTTATCGACCCCTTGGTTGGCTTGTAAATCCGGGCCATCAGGGATAGCAACGTGCTCTTCCCTGCTCCGTTGCGTCCCACAAACGCCACTGATTCTCCCTTCTCGATCTGTAGGTCCAGACCCTCCAGCGCCACATGCCGCGTGAGTTGCCGACGTCGCCACCACAGCAGCATGGCCTTGAGCGAGGCAGCTCCACTGTGGCTGAGCGTGAATTCCTTGCGCAGTCCTTTGGCTTCGATGATTGCGCTCAAGGCCGCTCCACAAACCTCCACTTCAGCCGATTGAAAATCGCATACCCCACGATTAGTGTCAAGACCGAGGTGAGCACCAGCGCTCCGAAAAGCCACGGGTCCAGGGGTAGTGGGTCAACCCACTTGCCGTCCACATAGACCTTCTGCGGCGGAATCAGGACCTTTCGGTATGCGGTCGAGAGCATGGCGACAGGATTCAAGTGGTAGAGAACATAAATCCAGTCGCCAACGGATCCCTCCAACTGCTTGGAATAGCGGACATTCTCGCTGAAGTACATGATCGGGCTCAGAAAGAACAACAAATACAGCCCCACTCCGACGATGTATTTCACATCTTCATAAAAGGTGTTGAGGGCCGAGATGATCAAGCCTAGACCCAGCGCCAGCATCAAGTTAATCAGGACGAGCACCGGGAGGAGAAGCGCCGTCCAAGTGAACGGTGGAACCCGAGGGTCGAGTATCCAAACCCCAAGCAAGTAAAGGAAGAAAACAAGCAGAGCGAGAAGCAGGTGAATGAAGTTGCCGCCAATTGCTGCTAACGGCAGAATCTCCCTCGGGAAATAGACTTTCCGCACTACCGGAAGCGAGGAGAGAATGGACTGGGCCGAATCCATCAGCGCAAACTGAAAGAACATGTACGGCAGATAGGCAGCCAAGATGTACGCACTGAAGTTCGGTGTTGGATTTCCGACCAAGTACTTGAACACCACGGTCATCACCAAGACCGTGATGAGAGGATTGAGCAGCGACCAAAAGAATCCCAAGAAGCTGTTCTTGTAACGAATTCGGAGTTCGCGCTCAACCATGGTCAGGAGCAATTCGCGAAACCGCCATAGTTCGCGCAACTCACCCAACATGCCGCTCGCGAGTCTACCGGGTACGTTCATCCTGTTCCCGTGGCTTATCGCATCGCCGCCTGCAATTGGAAGCTGCGCCCCTCGACAGAGTGGTCCGATTTTAGGGACCATCTCTTTGAGGTCCTCGACGAATGCGTTGGGGCAGATATCGTCGTCCTTCCCGAATGCGTGATGCTGGAGCTCGCCGGCGAACGCCCCGCCAAGCCGCCCCAGGAACTGGTTGCATCGCTCAGCGAATTGGCCGACCGGTACGAGGCGCTTCTGCTCCAAGCGGCTTCGGAACGGCTCCAAGCCATCGTCGGTGGCAGCCACTTTCGTTCGGACGGCGGCAGCTATCTCAACCTAACCGCAGTCGCATCTGGGAACCGTCTGACGCTTCACCCCAAGCACAAGCTCACCCAATATGAAGTCCAGGAGTGGGATCTCTCACCAGGTCCTTCATTGACCCGTTGCGGCCAGCCAGACCTTGGCATTCTGATCTGCTACGATTCAGAGTTCCCAGAAGCGGGAAGGCTCCTCGCCGAATCGGGCATTAAGATTCTCGCCGTGCCAGCCTATACCGAGACGCGGCGCGGATTCCAGCGCGTACGCTGGTCCTGCCAGGCCCGCGCCATCGAGAACCAGATCTTCGTGGTGCACGCCTCCCTTTGTGGCAGCTTGGGCGGGGAGCCGGTGCCGCAAGCGGTGGGAACGAGCGCGGTGATCGCACCGAGCATTGAGCCCTTCCCCGAGTCAGCCATTCTCGCCGAAACCGGTTGGGGCGAAGCGGGCGTCGCAATGGCCGACGTCGATCTGGATATCCTAGACCGAGCCCGCAGCGAGGGAGATGTCCGAAACTGGAACGATCGTGCCGACGACTGGCGACTAGGCTAGGAATCCGGTTGCGTAGTCGATCGCATTAATCCGCTTTGCCAGCTCGATGTCGTAAGGCGTCAGCCCACCGGCGCTGTGCGTCACAACCATGATCTTAACGGTCCCGTAACCGATCAGCATATCGGGGTGGTGATCGAGGCCTTCTGCAACCATTCCGATCGCTTTAGCGAAGTCCAAACCCGCGACGTAATTGCGGCATTTGTAGCTTCTCGTAAGCATTCCGTCCTCGATTGTCCAGCTTTCCAGCGTCGCCAATTCCTTCGACAATTCGTCGTCGGTCAGCTTCGTTCGAGACAGGGTTGACATCGTGTGACGATTCTACTTCAACGGGTCCGAGAGGTAGAATGAACCTGTTGCCCCTTCCTTCAACGTCGTGGGATTATGGGGCCCTGAGGAAACAACGATGTCTTCAACGATGACCGCTCCTGCCTCGTTTGATCTCTCGACCGCTGCCGAGGTTTTTTACAATCTACCGATCGCCGAGCTCGTAGAGCATGCCGTACGAGATGGTGATCGCCTCGCCGCAAACGGAGCCCTCGTTGCGTTAACCGGAAAGTACACCGGTCGGACGCCAAAGGACAAGGTCACTGTTCGTGAACCAAGCAGTGAAGAGCACATTTGGTGGGAGAACAACGCCGAATTGTCGCCGGAAACTTTCGCCCGGCTTCGAACGAAAGCGGGCGATTACATGCGTAACCGCCGCCTCTATGTAATCGACACGTTTGGTGGCGCGGACCACGAGCACCGCATCGCCGTCCGGTTCATCGTCGAGCGACCTTACCACGCGCTCTTCATCAAGCAGCTCCTCATCCGACCATCGGATCAGGAACTTGCCAATTTTCAGCCGCAATGGACGGTCGTGGACCTTTGTCATCTGTCGACCGATCCGGCCACCGACAACGTGCGCAGCGACGCCACCATCGCGCTCAACTTCGCAGAGAAGACGGTGATCATCATGGGCACGCAATACGCCGGCGAGATGAAGAAATCAGTCTTCACGATCCTGAACTACCTTCTCCCCCTCAAGGGCGTTCTCAGCATGCACTGCTCCGCCAACATCGGAAAGGCGGGCGACACGGCTCTGTTCTTCGGCCTCTCGGGAACGGGCAAGACGACGCTTTCCGCCGATCCTGAGCGGCACCTTATCGGCGACGATGAGCACGGATGGACAGATCGCGGCGTGTTCAATTTCGAGGGCGGGTGTTACGCCAAGTG contains:
- the pckA gene encoding Phosphoenolpyruvate carboxykinase (ATP), encoding MSSTMTAPASFDLSTAAEVFYNLPIAELVEHAVRDGDRLAANGALVALTGKYTGRTPKDKVTVREPSSEEHIWWENNAELSPETFARLRTKAGDYMRNRRLYVIDTFGGADHEHRIAVRFIVERPYHALFIKQLLIRPSDQELANFQPQWTVVDLCHLSTDPATDNVRSDATIALNFAEKTVIIMGTQYAGEMKKSVFTILNYLLPLKGVLSMHCSANIGKAGDTALFFGLSGTGKTTLSADPERHLIGDDEHGWTDRGVFNFEGGCYAKCIKLSKEGEPQIWDAIKFGSVLENVVLDNHGVPNYDDASLTENTRCAYPVDYIEGAVHPSVGGHPKNICFLTCDAYGVLPPISRLTPEQAMFHFLNGYTAKVAGTEAGVTEPQTTFSTCFGAPFLPLRPKVYADLLGKKIAQHNAKVWLINTGWTGGPYGVGSRMKLAYTRSMITAAFTGAFDSIAFETDPVFGLSVPTECPNVPSDILLPRNTWADKAAYDEKAKHLLDLFETNYRKFS
- the tagH gene encoding Teichoic acids export ATP-binding protein TagH; the encoded protein is MSAIIEAKGLRKEFTLSHSGAASLKAMLLWWRRRQLTRHVALEGLDLQIEKGESVAFVGRNGAGKSTLLSLMARIYKPTKGSITVSGRIAPLLELGAGFHPDLTGLENILFNGVILGLTRQQALDRTAAIVDFAELEEQIDTPVRTFSSGMLARLGFATATHVDAEVLIVDEVLAVGDYAFEQKCYDRIEKFRRENGTILFVSHNMDSVRRIANRCIWLDHGRLIADGPPDAVIDRYLSAGADLPVAQTEPE
- the phhB gene encoding putative pterin-4-alpha-carbinolamine dehydratase, producing the protein MSTLSRTKLTDDELSKELATLESWTIEDGMLTRSYKCRNYVAGLDFAKAIGMVAEGLDHHPDMLIGYGTVKIMVVTHSAGGLTPYDIELAKRINAIDYATGFLA
- the kpsU gene encoding 3-deoxy-manno-octulosonate cytidylyltransferase; the protein is MTCLIVIPARMGSTRFPGKPLCDLLGKPMVQWVYEAAEAANIAEEVVVATPDQEIVDACSAFGARGILTDIAHPTGTDRIAEVARRVPADVYVNVQGDEPLIRAESIAACAKPMLTDSAIQMASVYCPADPQDEDNPNVVKVVLDANEYAMYFSRWAIPFPRNPRVEPLLKHIGLYAYTGDALRRFSELPPSPLETAESLEQLRFMQAGIRIKMSPAPGTELAVDTPEQAEMVRQLLSSRN
- the tagG gene encoding Teichoic acid translocation permease protein TagG, with the protein product MNVPGRLASGMLGELRELWRFRELLLTMVERELRIRYKNSFLGFFWSLLNPLITVLVMTVVFKYLVGNPTPNFSAYILAAYLPYMFFQFALMDSAQSILSSLPVVRKVYFPREILPLAAIGGNFIHLLLALLVFFLYLLGVWILDPRVPPFTWTALLLPVLVLINLMLALGLGLIISALNTFYEDVKYIVGVGLYLLFFLSPIMYFSENVRYSKQLEGSVGDWIYVLYHLNPVAMLSTAYRKVLIPPQKVYVDGKWVDPLPLDPWLFGALVLTSVLTLIVGYAIFNRLKWRFVERP
- the greA_2 gene encoding Transcription elongation factor GreA, whose protein sequence is MADEILLTPAGFEKLKKELDELKGPIRHQVAEAIREAKSHGDLRENAAYHEAKLNQSRLEGRIADLEKVILVAKIVERPDHAGETAHLGSKVKLKDLEWKDELEITLVGSFEADPTLDLISITSPLGGALLGKVVGDVIEVAAPAGTQRYEVLSVA
- the ramA_1 gene encoding (R)-stereoselective amidase, with the protein product MAYRIAACNWKLRPSTEWSDFRDHLFEVLDECVGADIVVLPECVMLELAGERPAKPPQELVASLSELADRYEALLLQAASERLQAIVGGSHFRSDGGSYLNLTAVASGNRLTLHPKHKLTQYEVQEWDLSPGPSLTRCGQPDLGILICYDSEFPEAGRLLAESGIKILAVPAYTETRRGFQRVRWSCQARAIENQIFVVHASLCGSLGGEPVPQAVGTSAVIAPSIEPFPESAILAETGWGEAGVAMADVDLDILDRARSEGDVRNWNDRADDWRLG